From the genome of Colletotrichum higginsianum IMI 349063 chromosome 4, whole genome shotgun sequence, one region includes:
- a CDS encoding Sporulation protein rmd8 yields the protein MASAKRGPSVLVTDSRERPPQRGSLQRQNTGIGAAQGRPAMRFISVDNVLQYASDIPSGQPRVAPPVQRPAGGLASARRASAGLPNLQSRTGQQNMPSRTTKISEKLVLLPETDDKPGSDEDLDEEASKMAREIEAEENRPLRDEELDVLRKRGGIRGKSYAERLPKVQRKEKLARLTAYCTAQSYKMKSTAEFLRTKHDAKTKLYDDCLYVVYSLPLLNGTEGYRVRSRPIVKTPGSGKTVLDMEIERSEQRDYHEGYFEDAVDTGSPMHGSPMNGNGVYGDGSSSPRHHREQSPDDLNISPMARIPDAKLFAEMFLFSYGVVVFWNFTEHQEKDILADLTFAQNENGLSLLTRPLDEDDFETEEFHFEYSHDVKRPRIFNDMITLLPRSDHMVKLTISHAIAQSTKLCLFEERMSETMLDAQHVPKRLALTGELNMTRTEIVRILGRLFMSRVDINLSSNILDVPNFFWDSEPTLHPLYVAIREYLEIDPRIKVLNERCRVFLDLAEILSDSVADAKMSYITWIIIVLIIISILVTMTEVGLRFGMLSKNNGKGLAEGAAAVPLIAAAAGRSEAKTLLLPGSVKWELEKRNVSLDELRLWSRMLSEEEGRAGGSDVVGSRIVGKTFAGV from the exons ATGGCGTCTGCGAAGAGAGGCCCGTCGGTGCTG GTGACCGACTCGCGAGAACGGCCTCCGCAAAGGGGTTCTCTCCAGCGACAGAATACCGGCATAGGCGCCGCCCAGGGTCGGCCGGCCATGCGCTTCATCTCTGTCGACAACGTTCTTCAGTACGCCTCCGACATTCCCTCGGGTCAACCTCGTGTCGCCCCGCCGGTCCAGCGTCCCGCCGGCGGTCTGGCTAGCGCCCGACGCGCCAGTGCCGGCCTGCCGAATCTACAGTCGAGGACGGGACAACAGAATATGCCGTCGCGTACGACCAAGATCAGCGAGAAGCTTGTGCTACTGCCCGAAACGGATGACAAGCCAGGATCCGatgaggacctcgacgaggaggcgagCAAGATGGCTCGAGAGATCGAAGCTGAGGAGAATCGCCCACTACGCGACGAGGAGCTTGACGTGCTCCGCAAGAGAGGCGGCATCCGCGGCAAGAGTTACGCCGAGCGCCTGCCCAAGGTTCAGcgcaaggagaagctggcgCGGCTGACGGCGTACTGCACGGCGCAGTCGTATAAGATGAAATCAACTGCCGAGTTTCTCCGGACCAAGCACGACGCCAAGACGAAGCTCTACGACGACTGCCTCTACGTGGTGTACTCGCTGCCTCTTCTGAACGGCACCGAGGGCTACCGCGTCCGCAGCCGACCCATTGTCAAGACGCCCGGAAGCGGTAAGACTGTCTTGGACATGGAAATTGAACGGAGCGAGCAGCGCGACTACCACGAAGGGTACTTCGAAGATGCTGTCGACACTGGCAGCCCTATGCACGGTAGCCCCATGAACGGTAATGGTGTCTACGGGGACggatcctcctcgccgcgccATCACCGCGAGCAGTCCCCTGACGACCTCAACATCTCGCCTATGGCTCGGATCCCGGACGCCAAGCTATTCGCCGAGATGTTTCTCTTCTCCTACGGCGTCGTTGTGTTCTGGAACTTCACAGAGCACCAAGAGAAGGATATCCTCGCGGACCTAACGTTCGCACAGAACGAGAACGGGCTCTCGCTTCTCACGCGCccgctcgacgaggacgacttCGAGACGGAGGAATTCCACTTCGAGTACAGCCACGACGTGAAGCGGCCGCGCATCTTTAACGATATGATTACATTACTCCCGCGCAGCGATCACATGGTCAAGCTTACCATCAGCCACGCCATCGCGCAAAGCACAAAGTTATGCCTGTTTGAGGAGCGCATGAGCGAGACGATGCTCGACGCGCAGCATGTTCCGAAGCGACTGGCACTCACGGGCGAGCTGAATatgacgaggacggagaTTGTCAGGATCCTCGGCCGGCTGTTCATGAGCCGCGTCGACATTAACCTCT CCTCGAACATCCTTGACGTCCCCAACTTCTTCTGGGACTCGGAGCCGACGCTGCACCCGCTCTATGTCGCCATCCGTGAGTACCTTGAGATCGACCCGCGCATCAAGGTTCTCAACGAGCGCTGCcgcgtcttcctcgacctcgccgagatTCTGTCCGACTcagtcgccgacgccaagaTGAGCTACATCACCTGGATCATCATCGTCCTTATCATCATATCCATCCTCGTCACAATGACCGAGGTCGGCTTACGCTTCGGTATGCTGTCCAAAAACAACGGCAAGgggctggccgagggcgccgccgccgtgccgctgatcgccgccgccgccggccgctcGGAAGCTAAGACCCTGCTTTTGCCGGGCAGCGTCAAGTgggagctcgagaagaggAATGTCAGCCTCGACGAGCTGAGGCTTTGGAGCCGGATGCTcagcgaagaggagggaagggcAGGGGGCTCAGATGTTGTCGGGAGCCGGATCGTGGGCAAGACCTTTGCTGGCGTTTGA